The nucleotide window GTCGCCCGGCTGGCCCGGGAGCACCGAGGGCTCCGGATGCCCGCCACCGGGCAGGTCTTCCCCCGGCTGCTACGCGCGGTCTTCGAGCAGAAGGTCACCGGCAAGGAGGCCTACCGGGCGTACGCGGCGACGGTGCGGCACTTCCGGGAGCCGGCTCCCGGCCCGTTACAGCCGTTACTCCTGCCGCCCGAGGCAGCCGCGGTGGCCGCGGCCCCGTACTGGGTGTTCCACCCGTTCGGGGTGGAGCAACGCCGGGCCGACACGCTACGTCGCGCCGCGGCGCTCGCCGACCGCCTGGAGCGCAGCACCGACACCACCGACGCCACCCGCCGGCTGACCGCGATCCCCGGCATCGGGCCGTGGACGGCCGCCGAGGTGGTCCGGATCGCGTACGGGGACCCGGACGCGGTCAGCGTCGGCGACTACCACATTCCGAACACGGTGGCCTGGGCACTGGCCGGCGAACCGCGGGGCGACGACGCCCGGATGGTGGCCCTGCTGGAGCCGTTCCGAGGTCACCGGGGCCGGGTGTGTCTGCTGCTGGAGGCCGCCGGCATCCGGGCGCCGAAGTACGGCCCGCGCGCCCCGATCCGCTCGTTCGCCCGCTATTAGTGGATCAACGCCGTCGCTTAATCGTCACGTACGCGAGAAAGGCCGCCACGAATTCGCCGCGCGGCGGGTCAGCGACCCGCGCAGAGCCGACGAAGGGTGCGCCCGAGCCACCATGCGTACGCGTGCTGCACGGCCCGAACCGCCGGACCACCGACGCGGGTGAACCAACGGTCCGGCAGGCTGAACGCGCGGACCTCGAACCAGACCGCGCCGGTGTCGTCGCGGACGACCTCGAACGCCTCCTCGCCCCGCTCCGGGTGCCCGGGCAGGGTGCCGTAGCCGAAACCGGCGAGGGTGGGCGAATCCGCACTCCAGACCACCTGGCACGGCCCCCAGAGTCGGGCCGGGCCGACGCCGAGGCCGGAGGTCACCAGCACACCGGTGGTGGCCCGCGACGCGTCGGTGCGGATCCGGACGCCGGCGGCGCGGTGCAGCCGCCAGCTCAGCACCGCGTCGGCGGCGGTCTCGAAGCAGCCGTCGGGAAGCGGATACCGGTGGCGCAGGTGGTGGTACCCGCCGGGCAGCGGCCCGTGGCGGGTCGACCCCACCTCCGGGTACGTCAGCTCGGCCACCGCTCCCCCTC belongs to Micromonospora ureilytica and includes:
- a CDS encoding DNA-3-methyladenine glycosylase family protein produces the protein MTETEPAATRVLRPPVGYRLAASVRALTFSPYDPCARVAAGTFWWASRTPDGPATLALRPAGGELLAEGYGPGAEHVLERADAIAGLRDDLTGFTELAAAHPLVARLAREHRGLRMPATGQVFPRLLRAVFEQKVTGKEAYRAYAATVRHFREPAPGPLQPLLLPPEAAAVAAAPYWVFHPFGVEQRRADTLRRAAALADRLERSTDTTDATRRLTAIPGIGPWTAAEVVRIAYGDPDAVSVGDYHIPNTVAWALAGEPRGDDARMVALLEPFRGHRGRVCLLLEAAGIRAPKYGPRAPIRSFARY
- a CDS encoding DUF1990 family protein; this encodes MAELTYPEVGSTRHGPLPGGYHHLRHRYPLPDGCFETAADAVLSWRLHRAAGVRIRTDASRATTGVLVTSGLGVGPARLWGPCQVVWSADSPTLAGFGYGTLPGHPERGEEAFEVVRDDTGAVWFEVRAFSLPDRWFTRVGGPAVRAVQHAYAWWLGRTLRRLCAGR